One Veillonellales bacterium genomic window carries:
- a CDS encoding helix-turn-helix transcriptional regulator, with protein MELDYIQIGQRLKIIRGKISLTSFGDQFGYSYSYVRSCEHGKKPSLEYLHAIVDFFGISMNWLIYGLGPRSYYDCQEMQKVETIFDPDLKRMFGILKELMESGDQNLRGWAIIQFEEAFKKQCAAAEEKKQDA; from the coding sequence ATGGAACTTGACTATATTCAAATAGGGCAACGTCTTAAAATAATAAGAGGCAAAATTTCTTTGACTTCCTTCGGTGACCAATTTGGCTATAGTTACAGCTATGTAAGAAGTTGTGAGCATGGGAAAAAGCCAAGCTTAGAATATCTCCATGCAATCGTTGATTTTTTTGGTATTTCAATGAATTGGCTTATTTATGGACTAGGACCTCGAAGTTATTACGATTGCCAAGAAATGCAAAAAGTCGAGACCATATTTGACCCCGACTTAAAGCGTATGTTCGGCATATTAAAAGAACTCATGGAAAGCGGCGACCAGAATTTACGCGGCTGGGCAATTATCCAATTTGAAGAGGCTTTTAAAAAACAATGTGCAGCTGCAGAAGAAAAAAAACAGGATGCATAA